Genomic window (Bacillota bacterium):
GGGCGAACTCGAAGGGGGAAAGCCTGCTAAACTGGTCCCTCTATCGGATGAAGAAAAGGCATGCATTCAGAGCCTGTTCCTCCTCACGATGAAACCTGTCGTCTACGTTGCCAATATTGGTGAAAATGACCTCAAAGACAGCGCAGCGTATTTGCGCGTATTGACAGAATGGATCCAATCTCGGGGAGAGAATGCGCCGGTGGTGGCCATATCTGCGAGACTTGAGTCCGAACTCGCTGATCTCACCCCTGACGAGGCCCAAGAATACCTTCAAGAACTTGGGATGGAATCATCGGGGCTGAAAAAGCTCGTGATCGCGGCATATAGCGCCCTTGATCTCATAACCTTCTACACTACAAAAGGAACAGAGACCAGAGCCTGGACGCTGCGCCGCGGAGAGACCGCCTTTGAGGCAGCCGGGAAAATCCATACGGATATGCAGCGAGGCTTCATCAAGGCAGAGGTGATACGATATGAGGATCTAGTGTCTGCAGGATCCTTCGCCGAGGCAAGGGAAAAAGGGCTTCTTCGTCAAGAGGGACGAGAATATCCGGTTCAGGACGGAGATGTCATCCTGTTTCGTTTCACTCAACCACCCCGGACTGAAGTCCGAGGCCTGCGGTAAAAATCTAGGCGCAGTCTCACGATTGACCCGCCCCAGCATCTGAGCTGAAGGACAAGGCGACGAGGATGCTACATTATTGGGAGGCATCCTGCGCCAGATTTTGTGAAGCCAATGGAATCAATGTGGGGCGTCCCTTAATCGAATAGCCAGAGCTGGGCCAGCGTCAAATCCGGCCCAGTCCTTCATTACCAGAGCATGAAATGTGTATGAGATATGGTCCTAACGAAGTATAGCCTTACCGACCCTATTTGGCCTGTGTTGTTAACTGGATCTGGAGCCTGAGCCGGGTTTGAAGCTCGTCACAGGATCCGCGCTGAGCTATGCACTGGAGAGCTACTTTCTCAGCTGTCTCCGCATCCACCCCGGCAAGAACAGCTCCCTGCACCGCCGCAGCAATCTTCGCAGTCTCCTCGACAGAATAGCCTGACTGTATCGCTGCCCTGACACACTCTTCTATATTGACATGGATCCGGGTTCTCAAGCGGAGCCTTTCCTGGTAGGAAGCCCCGCCGGCCTGGACCTGCGTTTGGTCCTGGGTTTGATTCTGGGTCCGGGTCTGAGTCTGAGTCTGAGTTTGGGTCTGAGCTTGAGCCTGAGTCATGGTCTGGGCTTGAGTTTGGGCCTGGTGAGTCTGAGCCTGAATCTGACCTTGGTAAGTGGCATTGAGTTCTTTGCGCAACTGCGCCTCGAGCCTGGTTCTTATCTGGGCTGATATCTCGTTCATGGCGCGGATCCTCATACATAAGGCCTCAACCTGCTCGTTCATTTCAGCCTCCAGCTCGCCACTAATTATGGCATCAGCCCCCCCACTACCTGAAGCACCTGAGCCCGGGCCAGCCTGAGCCTGTGTCTGGTTCTGGCCATTGCTACCCATGTCATCTTCGCCGGGAGATCCCACCAGATTCCAATTGTCCCCATTATCCTCATCATCGATATCCACCTTGAGCCCTGCCGGAGCATTCCCACCGATATTCGAACCGAAACCGCCATTCCCTCCATTCCCTGAACTGGCGCCATTCCCCGCGCTAGATTCAATCCCGGCGTCAGCTCCATTCCCTGTGCCAGTTCCACTCTCGATGCCAGCCCCATTCCCGCCACCATTGGGTCCTCCGCCTGACTTCCCTGCACCTACAGTCCCACTGCCGCCGGCCTTAGGTCCGGGGCCAGCTGCATATGCCATTCCCCTGGTAAATGATATCATGCCCAAAAAAGTCACAAACACTGTTATAATCACCAGCGCCCCAAGCGCCGACAACCTCCTCTTTGCGCCAATGTTTTTCCTGACCGATTTCGCCATCATGAAATCTCACTCCCCCGTTATGATATTCTGCCGCAGGATGCCACGATGTTCTGCCGCGTCCATGCGAATTGCCATAGTTGGCTATGTAAGACGGGCTCGGCTGATCCCTCGAGGCTCTATTCCCCGGAATTCCTGCCCATATCAACATGGACGCCGCAGGCTCTGGCATTGCCTTCAATTTCATATTAGGGTACAAACGGGAAGAGATTTGTGGGCTCCGTCACAGGGATTTCGTGATCTTCATCACATTTTGACTATAGATATACAGGACAAACCCAAACCTAAAACATACGGTCTAATGAGAGCGGATCAAAAGGAAAGCAGGCTGCGAAGGCTTTTTTCATCTATGATGATGATGTTCTTCTCGTGGATTTGAATTAGGCCGTCACTTTCCAGCTCAGCCAGAATGCGACTCGCAGTTTCCCTGGTAACTCCCGAAAGGTTGGCGAGTTCCTGGTGAGTTAGCTTAAGGTCGATGGTATACCCATAAGGACCTGGTCTAGAATGCTTTCTCAAAAGATCCAGGAGGGTAGATACTATCCGGCTTCTCGCATCCCCGAAACTAAGATATTCGATCTGCTGATCAGCCTCACGGAGACGGGCCGTCAGGACGCGAATGACCTTGAGAGCGATTTTCGGAATTGACGCCATAATGTCAAGGAAATGCTCTCTGGATATCATAATAAGCCTGGCGTCTTCGAGAGCCTGCGCTCCAGCGGAACGGGGGAACGCGTCAAGAAGGGACATCTCGCCGAAGCAGTCTCCTCTGGAGACCATCGCCAGCGTTTTTTCTCTTCCCCCGGCGGAGAGTCTATATATCCTGACAGCGCCATCCTTTACAATGAACATCGCGCCGCCAGGATCACCTTCGAAAAATATGTGATTTCCTTTTTTATAAATCCTCTCTTGCGCTATCGCTGCCACCCGCGCCAATTCCTCATCGGACAGGTCAGAAAATAGCTCAACCTGACGGAGGAACTCGGCCATGCTTCGTTCAGCTACCGAGTCATCCGCCTGATGCAATTGAGAATAATCGCTGTTACTTACTCTTCCCACGGCTCTCTCCATGATCCTTCATATGATTCTCCCCGTGATTCTCTGCGGGATTTTCTCCAGGCGTCTCCCCGAGTCCCTCCCCGAGAGTCTCTTCGAGACCCTCCTCAGGATTCTCTCCGGAGCTCTTTCCGTAATCCTCCCCAGCCGTCTCCCCGTTTCCGCCGGCATTCGCCCCAATCTTCCCAACCTCATCTTTTACGTTATCAATCCATCTCTTTACGCCCTGCCACATCCGCTCTTCGTTAGAGGACATGGCAGCAGGTGGCTGAGGAGGCCTCCCCGGGTGAATCGCAGTTTCCTGCCCGGCCCCCACAATGACAGATTCACCCATGGCCGTCACCTCTACCAGGCCCTCGCGGACAGATACACCAGTCGCCATTGAAGGCAATACGTACGCAGAGAAAAGCGTTCCTCTTACCCCAATCGTGGCCGCATCGGTGATCACCTCGAAACCAGGGGGCGTATCCGAGGCTATTCCAAGCACCTGGAGGATCTTTATATATACCCTTCCGAAAAACAATCTTGTCCTGAGAACCACTCGAGACTCAAAGGGAGATTCTTCCCTGTACCCCATTTGGGGTTTGAGGCCGCCCCCTTGCGCGACTTCGCCTTCTAGCCCTGAATCCTCCTGCATCCCGGAATCTACATGAGGCATGGCGGCAGAAATTGCCTCGAGCTGGAATTGGGTCTCTGGCTCGAGTCTTATCCAGCCCTTTAGCGGTCGAGCCCCCGGTCCGGGCCTGGCTCCAACTCGCTGCATAGACTCATAGACAACCTGAATCTCGGCCCACGAATTCTTTCCGGTACGGACCTTATCTGACGGTCCCAAGGGGAATCCACTTCCCACCACACGCCAGACCTTTTCCTTCCCCAGACAGACTTCCACCTTTCCTTCTACCCTGGATATGACGGCAGAGATAGCCGGCGCGGAAGCCACTGCAGTCCCCGTTCTTGAATCCAGCTGGGCGCCCCGGGACAATGCGTGAGACAGTGAAAAAGAACATAGCGACAGCATGGCTATAAGGACAAGTAAGAGACCAGCCCTCATCTTCTCCATATTGCGGAATTTCTGCTCCTGTTGGGAAAATCTTGATGGGCGTAGCATTTATCCTGACGCCTCTTCTTTCTTTGCCACTGCCTTTTCCTTTTCTCTATTGTCCCGCCTGCCCGCAATTGGCCCCACATTGCCCACGCGCTATTGTTACCTTCCATATCTCCACCGGAATGCTCAGACCCCGCAATGTCATCTGCCCAAGCCCCTCGCAGAAGAGGATTTCCCACGGAATATGGGGCGTCTTATCCTTTTGCTCATACTCCGATTCGGACGACCCACTCTGGGCCGTAGTCCCATCCGCTTGCCCCCTGACCATATGGAAACTAGCGCCATCCATGAGGATTTCTTGAGGCCCTGCAAGCTCCTCTAGCCGACTTGCTATATTGACCGTATTTCCAATGGCCGTATAATCCATGCGCCTGCCGGTCCCTATATTCCCGACCACGGCATCGCCAGATGATATGCCAATCCCGACCCGCAGGCCATACTCCATCTTCCCTACTTCATCCAGGATCTCAATAGCAGCTTTGATTGCCCGGGATGCATGGTCTTTTAGCGGCGCCGGCGCGCCAAAAATAGCCATTATGCCATCACCCATGAATTTATCCAAAGCCCCACCCTCCCGGATCACCGCCTCCCCCATCACTTTGAGGTATTGATTCAGAACGTTCACTGCCATCTCAGGGTCTTTGACTGATGCAAATGTCGTAAAACCCCTTATGTCTGCAAAAAGGATAGTCACCTTGCGACGCGATCCTCCGAGGGCGTATCCACCCGGGGCGGATAGGATCTCCCGGACGACCTCCGGAGCCAGATACCGTTCAAAAGTCTTCCTCACTTCATAGCGTTTCTTTTTCTCGACGACCAGCGCCTGAACCAGAGTAGCAATGTATGAGACCGCTATGGCTGTCACGACAGGCACTATATCTAGCCACAGGCCGTATCGCCAGAGAAGTGCGAATCCAGCGCCTATCGCGAATACCATCGATATGAGGGCCGGGAACAGAGCATGAAGAAAAACAGGAAATCTACCGGCTCCCCAATCGCCTCCTACGTCTGCCCCGGGAATCCCGGGAACTCCAAAAGCCCCGGCTGCGCCCGCTGCTAGGCTCCCCGCCGCCATCATGCCCACTGTGACCAGAGGGCTCACTCTTTTGATGAAAGCGCCGGATAAAATGGTATCAAGCGCCATAGCGTTTATTCGCAGCCCCGATGTCACCCCTCCCGGGACAGAGAGAGGCGTTGGATAGAAATCTCTGAGTCCCCTGGCTTCCATGCCGATGATGACAGCTTTCCCCTTGAATGTCTTACTGGGGATCTTTCCTGCCAGCACTTGATGATAGGGAACCACGAGCATGCCATGGCTGGATGGAGCCAGCCCACGGAGATAATTTATGAACATGCTGCTAGTCGCGTCCAGCGGGATCCCGAGCGGCTTTCCGCCGTCCCCGACCAATTCAAGATACCGGCCCGGAGCCAGGTTCATAGATTTCTCCGAGATTCCCAGATAAACTCTGGCGAGCTCCACGGGCAGGGAGAGATATAACCTCCCCTCCCCTTTTACCGCGACGGGCACCCTTCGCACCATACCGTCATCATCAGTAAGAGCGACTATATGGCCGACCCCGGCGGCCGCTCTGCGCAACGGCTCCAAAGGCAGGATTTCACCGATCCCCTGGAAGAGCCTTGACCCCGGAGTCATAAATTTGCCAGCGAAAGCCCCCGCAAGTACCACATTGCCTGACGCGATGCTTGCATCAGCCAACCTTTTGTCCCCTATTATATCTTTCGTGTCTGGTTCGGAAAACATTATATCAAAACCTATTGCCTTTGCACCCGCTCGCGACAGGATTTCCGTCAATCTCGCATGAATCGAACGGGGCCACGGCCATTGGCCGATCTGTTGTAGAGAAGCATCATCAATTACCACTAGAACTACGGGAGAATCTCCATTCAAGCTGCGTTGAGAGGAAAATATGCGTGCCCCAGCTCTCATTCTGACATCATAGGTCATGAGTTCCAAGGGTTCAAAGGTGCCTTTCAGAAAGAGCAAAATCAGCAGCAATAAAATCGAGAGACCCAGTTTGAGATGAGAAATCCATCCCGGCGAACCCGCATCGCCACCTGACACAAGTAAAGCTCGAATTGCTCCGGCCACGGGAGCGACTATGCGGCCCGGCCTTTTCAAAAGGACTCCCCTCCCGGGTTATTATACCATGTTTCCTGTTCTATGGGAAAGACGGAAATTTATTCATGAAATACTATCGAGATTATTGACATTTCCCACATCAGGCTAGCTGGGTAAAATAACCATGCTTATTTGCATTCTCTGGCAGGGAAAAGCTAGATAGGGACGAATATATTCTTAATAGACTCTCATACTGCTAGTGATGACGAAAACCGCAGCGCGCATTCTTTGGGTCAGTCCCTATGCCGGCCCAACTGACGCCATCAAAGAGGGAGATCTTTTCATGTCAATGAGATTAAAGGACCCGGTCAGCGGATTCAGCCATCTATTTGGTAGCCTGAGCCATTTCTACTTTATCTACCTTCTAGCGTGAAATGAAAGGGAGTGCCCATATGAGATACTCTGATAGTCGACAGGGTCCGGGGCGCCAAGCTTTATGATTTTCGGGCTGTTTATGCCCTTGAAGGCATTCCTGGTATCAAGTATCAACATCGAGTGCTCTTCAATCCATCTATAGTCGTAAACCGAATGATCAGTGCAGAGAACAACACAATCTGCAGCTTTCAGCTGCTCCTCAGTCAATTCAATGGATTCCACCACCTCACCGTTGAAGAGGATATTCCTGCAGTATGGGTCATGATAGGCTACCAGGGCTCCCTCCCCCCTGAG
Coding sequences:
- the ychF gene encoding redox-regulated ATPase YchF, whose amino-acid sequence is MRIGIVGLPNAGKSTLFNALTQAGAQVASYPFTTIDPNVGIVPVPDPRLDRIASIVKPEKVTPATVEFVDIAGLVKGASRGEGLGNRFLGHIREVDAIAHVIRCFTNPDVPHVSGNLNPVLDAEIVETELILADIETVKKRRDKAAKMQKSGDRHYQEETILMDRLKGELEGGKPAKLVPLSDEEKACIQSLFLLTMKPVVYVANIGENDLKDSAAYLRVLTEWIQSRGENAPVVAISARLESELADLTPDEAQEYLQELGMESSGLKKLVIAAYSALDLITFYTTKGTETRAWTLRRGETAFEAAGKIHTDMQRGFIKAEVIRYEDLVSAGSFAEAREKGLLRQEGREYPVQDGDVILFRFTQPPRTEVRGLR
- a CDS encoding adenylate/guanylate cyclase domain-containing protein, which produces MKRPGRIVAPVAGAIRALLVSGGDAGSPGWISHLKLGLSILLLLILLFLKGTFEPLELMTYDVRMRAGARIFSSQRSLNGDSPVVLVVIDDASLQQIGQWPWPRSIHARLTEILSRAGAKAIGFDIMFSEPDTKDIIGDKRLADASIASGNVVLAGAFAGKFMTPGSRLFQGIGEILPLEPLRRAAAGVGHIVALTDDDGMVRRVPVAVKGEGRLYLSLPVELARVYLGISEKSMNLAPGRYLELVGDGGKPLGIPLDATSSMFINYLRGLAPSSHGMLVVPYHQVLAGKIPSKTFKGKAVIIGMEARGLRDFYPTPLSVPGGVTSGLRINAMALDTILSGAFIKRVSPLVTVGMMAAGSLAAGAAGAFGVPGIPGADVGGDWGAGRFPVFLHALFPALISMVFAIGAGFALLWRYGLWLDIVPVVTAIAVSYIATLVQALVVEKKKRYEVRKTFERYLAPEVVREILSAPGGYALGGSRRKVTILFADIRGFTTFASVKDPEMAVNVLNQYLKVMGEAVIREGGALDKFMGDGIMAIFGAPAPLKDHASRAIKAAIEILDEVGKMEYGLRVGIGISSGDAVVGNIGTGRRMDYTAIGNTVNIASRLEELAGPQEILMDGASFHMVRGQADGTTAQSGSSESEYEQKDKTPHIPWEILFCEGLGQMTLRGLSIPVEIWKVTIARGQCGANCGQAGQ
- a CDS encoding Crp/Fnr family transcriptional regulator; this encodes MGRVSNSDYSQLHQADDSVAERSMAEFLRQVELFSDLSDEELARVAAIAQERIYKKGNHIFFEGDPGGAMFIVKDGAVRIYRLSAGGREKTLAMVSRGDCFGEMSLLDAFPRSAGAQALEDARLIMISREHFLDIMASIPKIALKVIRVLTARLREADQQIEYLSFGDARSRIVSTLLDLLRKHSRPGPYGYTIDLKLTHQELANLSGVTRETASRILAELESDGLIQIHEKNIIIIDEKSLRSLLSF